In Candidatus Poribacteria bacterium, the following are encoded in one genomic region:
- a CDS encoding amidohydrolase family protein, which translates to MPYGDNDWLALTEEPTLEPELPICDPHHHFWDFRTERIPYQRYLLHELIADIDSGHNVRSTVFVEARAMYRADGPEEMRPVGEVEFVQGLAAASASGLYGESRAAAAIVGHANLNLGERVEPVLEALQAASPNRFRGIRHSVTWDPHPEIAGASAYRTEGQLAREDFRTGARVLAGMGMSFEAWMYAPQLPELADFARAVPDLTIISNHIGGLLRDGPYGGRDDEVLADWRDGIAAVAACPNVHMKLGGIGMPRTGFDWHEREQPIGSEELAESMAPFMNYCIEQFGPERCMFESNFPVDKVSFSYNVMYNAFKRLSSGYSDDERALLFHDTAARVYRIDV; encoded by the coding sequence ATGCCGTATGGAGACAATGACTGGCTCGCTTTAACCGAGGAACCAACCTTGGAACCAGAGTTACCAATCTGCGACCCACACCACCATTTTTGGGATTTCCGAACCGAGCGTATCCCGTATCAACGGTATCTACTCCACGAGTTAATCGCCGATATTGACAGTGGGCACAATGTTCGCTCTACCGTGTTTGTTGAGGCAAGAGCAATGTATCGAGCCGATGGACCGGAGGAGATGCGTCCCGTCGGCGAAGTTGAATTCGTGCAAGGACTCGCAGCTGCGAGCGCGAGTGGTTTATACGGTGAGAGTCGTGCCGCCGCTGCAATCGTCGGACACGCGAACTTGAACTTGGGTGAACGCGTCGAGCCGGTGCTGGAAGCCTTGCAAGCCGCAAGCCCGAATCGGTTTCGCGGTATCCGTCATTCTGTTACGTGGGATCCGCATCCTGAAATAGCAGGAGCTTCCGCTTACAGAACAGAAGGACAACTGGCGCGTGAGGATTTTCGTACAGGGGCACGCGTGCTGGCAGGCATGGGGATGTCTTTTGAGGCATGGATGTACGCACCACAACTCCCGGAGCTCGCTGATTTCGCGAGAGCCGTACCCGATTTGACAATCATTTCAAACCATATCGGTGGTCTGCTGCGGGACGGTCCTTATGGTGGTCGAGATGATGAAGTGTTGGCGGATTGGCGAGACGGTATCGCCGCAGTCGCGGCGTGTCCGAACGTTCACATGAAACTCGGAGGCATTGGAATGCCGCGCACCGGTTTCGATTGGCATGAACGAGAACAGCCTATCGGATCTGAAGAGTTAGCCGAGTCTATGGCACCCTTCATGAATTACTGCATCGAGCAGTTCGGTCCGGAACGATGCATGTTTGAAAGCAACTTCCCAGTCGACAAGGTCTCCTTCTCCTACAACGTGATGTATAATGCGTTCAAACGGTTGTCATCGGGATACTCGGATGATGAACGCGCACTGCTATTCCACGACACCGCCGCTCGTGTGTATCGGATAGATGTTTAA
- a CDS encoding DUF5060 domain-containing protein yields the protein MTHQNHTRRSLWTSYNFSAKLTTFFRLWRHLMVRDILPIVIFAVAFSLANAQKSEVNMVERWGVYEVTLNGPSTGNPFIEVELTAKFKHRDTNEGQTFEPHGFYDGDGVYKIRFMPDEVGEWTYTTKSNVPELHGQTGQFTCVAPSAGNHGPVHVYKDFYLRYADGTPYHQFGTTCYAWAHQGEAMEKQTLDTLAEAPFNKMRMCIFPKDYVYNKNEPVYYPFEGKPLKDWDFTRFNPEFWQHFERRVRDLLDLGIEADIILFHTYDRWDFENMDAESDDRYIRYAVARLAAFRNVWWSLANEYDFMPAKAESDWDRFFQIIRDSDPHRRLRGIHNGRRWYDHNKPWVTHTSIQTSNMAQGIRYRTQYGKPVIYDECRYEGDIPQGWGNITAEEMVQRFWAGTISGCYVGHGETYKHPEDLLWWAKGGVLRGESPPRIAFLKDFMTSAPAFETLEPIGDDKGRYILAKHGEYYLAYTTEPQTITLDLEGEQPYKVDRVDTWNMKIVPVGTAHPGEHTFASPYNGVAYRFTPYAPGEKLRPEAKASADVLQGSAPLTVNFSAAGDVAHHWSFGDGATSTESNPTHVYENLGRYVATLTVMDPEGDTATTSLALHVLPEAPTDIGTHTEFPGSRDGLVFLWHDSLEDSGEIESRGDAEIAADRQMDLTGGAFLTKNVNDKLLEACQASNQLTLECLVTTDTLDQSGPARIISFSKDSTHRNFTFGQDGNRFAVRIRTPRTGTNALGGEFHFGKIESGRPMHVIVSYFPGNVYCYIDGELAHVSNGTQGDFSNWERYLLLFGDEASGGRNWEGKLSRVAIYNRFIGVEEAVHKFKLVHGE from the coding sequence ATGACTCACCAAAACCACACAAGGCGTTCTCTATGGACATCATATAACTTTTCTGCAAAATTGACAACTTTTTTCCGTTTATGGAGGCACTTAATGGTGAGGGATATTTTACCTATCGTGATTTTTGCGGTTGCGTTTTCGCTCGCGAATGCACAGAAATCGGAGGTGAATATGGTTGAACGTTGGGGAGTATATGAAGTAACTCTGAATGGACCGAGCACAGGAAATCCATTCATTGAGGTGGAATTAACAGCAAAATTTAAACACCGTGATACAAACGAGGGGCAGACGTTTGAGCCTCACGGATTCTACGACGGAGACGGGGTTTACAAAATCCGATTTATGCCTGATGAAGTCGGCGAATGGACGTATACCACAAAAAGCAACGTCCCTGAACTCCACGGTCAAACAGGACAGTTTACGTGTGTTGCGCCGTCCGCGGGAAATCACGGTCCTGTCCACGTCTATAAAGATTTCTATCTCCGCTACGCCGATGGTACACCGTATCATCAATTCGGAACGACCTGTTATGCTTGGGCACATCAAGGAGAGGCGATGGAGAAACAGACGCTCGACACCCTTGCCGAAGCCCCCTTTAACAAGATGCGGATGTGCATTTTTCCAAAAGATTACGTTTACAACAAAAACGAGCCGGTCTACTATCCCTTTGAAGGGAAACCGCTAAAAGATTGGGATTTCACCAGATTCAATCCGGAATTCTGGCAGCATTTCGAGCGACGGGTGCGAGACCTCTTGGACCTCGGTATTGAGGCGGACATCATCCTCTTTCATACCTATGACCGATGGGATTTTGAAAATATGGATGCTGAAAGCGATGACCGCTATATCCGTTACGCCGTTGCGCGACTGGCAGCGTTCCGAAACGTCTGGTGGTCCCTCGCGAATGAGTACGACTTTATGCCGGCGAAAGCGGAATCCGATTGGGACCGTTTTTTCCAGATTATCCGCGATTCTGATCCGCACCGGCGGTTACGTGGGATTCACAATGGCAGACGTTGGTATGACCATAACAAGCCGTGGGTGACACATACCAGTATCCAAACCTCCAACATGGCACAGGGTATCCGCTATCGCACGCAATACGGAAAACCTGTCATTTACGATGAGTGTCGCTACGAAGGCGATATCCCGCAAGGATGGGGAAACATTACAGCGGAAGAGATGGTACAGCGTTTTTGGGCGGGTACTATTTCGGGTTGCTATGTCGGGCACGGAGAGACATACAAACACCCGGAAGACCTCCTCTGGTGGGCGAAAGGTGGCGTGCTGCGCGGTGAAAGTCCACCTCGGATTGCCTTTCTCAAAGACTTCATGACAAGCGCACCAGCCTTTGAAACGCTTGAACCGATCGGCGATGACAAGGGACGGTATATCCTCGCGAAACATGGAGAATACTACCTCGCTTACACAACCGAACCGCAAACGATAACACTGGACTTGGAAGGCGAACAGCCCTATAAAGTCGATCGCGTGGATACATGGAACATGAAGATTGTCCCTGTTGGCACGGCGCACCCCGGAGAACATACATTCGCTTCGCCGTATAACGGGGTTGCGTATCGCTTCACGCCATACGCACCGGGTGAGAAACTCCGTCCGGAGGCGAAAGCCTCCGCCGATGTGTTGCAAGGTAGTGCGCCGCTCACGGTGAACTTCTCAGCGGCAGGCGACGTGGCACACCATTGGAGTTTTGGGGACGGTGCAACGTCTACTGAATCGAATCCAACGCACGTCTACGAAAATCTCGGCAGGTACGTCGCAACGCTCACGGTGATGGATCCGGAGGGTGACACGGCAACGACATCCCTTGCCCTCCATGTATTGCCCGAGGCACCGACTGACATCGGAACGCATACGGAATTCCCCGGTTCACGCGATGGGCTTGTTTTTCTCTGGCATGACTCACTTGAGGATAGTGGAGAGATTGAGTCTCGCGGCGACGCAGAAATCGCTGCAGACAGACAGATGGATCTGACCGGCGGGGCATTTCTTACAAAGAACGTGAATGACAAGCTTTTGGAAGCCTGTCAGGCAAGCAACCAATTGACGCTTGAATGTCTCGTTACAACGGATACCTTGGATCAGAGTGGTCCGGCGCGGATTATCTCGTTCTCGAAGGATTCGACCCATCGTAACTTCACTTTCGGACAAGATGGCAACCGTTTCGCCGTGAGAATCCGCACGCCGCGGACCGGGACGAATGCGTTGGGCGGTGAGTTTCATTTTGGGAAGATTGAATCGGGAAGACCGATGCACGTCATCGTCAGTTATTTCCCGGGGAATGTCTACTGCTATATTGACGGTGAACTCGCGCACGTTAGCAACGGAACGCAAGGGGATTTCAGCAATTGGGAACGCTATCTGTTACTTTTCGGTGATGAAGCGAGTGGAGGCAGGAACTGGGAAGGCAAACTCAGCCGTGTGGCGATCTACAACCGATTCATCGGGGTGGAAGAAGCGGTGCATAAATTCAAACTGGTTCACGGTGAATAA
- a CDS encoding fatty acid desaturase, giving the protein MTYQPLAEVRKTLYVKWYRSKIDRTTLRNLSKRSDVQGWFQAGGHLALWLLTGSVVYLFWSQAMWIGFCIALFLHGTVASFFKGTANHELGHGTVFRTKWLNEFFLCLFSLISWWDHFDYASSHTYHHRYTLYPEGDRENLLPLEPKLGSLFVLQLFTVNLLTQPGRTFSKGGLIAAVVCTLRSALGKEGPPEIPSQEWLAALHVDQPEEHKNSVWWSRVLLLFHGTLLIVSLATGYWVFPLIITASAFIANWGSYAVSLPQHCGLKENDPDFRKCTRSIKLNPLAEFLYWRMNWHTEHHMFAGVPCYNLKKLHHLIAEDMPEPRTLFGAWREMRETWQQQKIDPDYFFDTPLPPTAQHIPAEASDLLESSIGELAPKGLK; this is encoded by the coding sequence ATGACGTATCAACCCCTTGCTGAAGTACGGAAAACGCTCTATGTAAAGTGGTATCGGAGCAAAATAGATCGCACAACCTTACGGAATTTATCAAAACGCAGCGACGTACAAGGCTGGTTTCAGGCAGGTGGGCATCTTGCCCTCTGGCTATTGACAGGCAGTGTCGTCTACCTCTTTTGGTCGCAAGCGATGTGGATCGGCTTCTGCATTGCCCTATTCCTGCATGGCACAGTCGCGAGTTTTTTCAAAGGCACAGCCAATCACGAATTGGGACACGGCACCGTGTTTCGCACCAAATGGCTGAACGAATTCTTTCTTTGCCTATTTAGCCTCATCAGTTGGTGGGATCATTTCGACTACGCCAGTAGCCATACCTATCATCATCGCTACACTTTATACCCGGAAGGGGATCGCGAAAACCTTCTCCCCCTTGAACCGAAGTTGGGTTCCCTGTTCGTTCTCCAACTGTTTACCGTCAATTTGCTCACACAACCCGGTCGTACCTTCAGCAAAGGTGGTCTTATTGCGGCAGTTGTCTGCACTCTCCGTAGTGCCTTGGGCAAAGAAGGACCACCAGAAATTCCGAGTCAGGAGTGGCTGGCGGCATTACATGTCGACCAACCCGAAGAACATAAAAATTCGGTGTGGTGGTCTCGGGTTCTACTCCTTTTTCACGGCACGCTGCTTATTGTTTCGCTTGCCACGGGTTATTGGGTTTTCCCACTCATTATCACTGCCAGTGCATTTATTGCAAACTGGGGATCCTACGCCGTTTCTCTCCCCCAACACTGTGGTTTAAAGGAAAATGATCCTGACTTCCGCAAGTGCACGCGGTCAATCAAACTCAATCCCTTAGCAGAGTTTTTGTATTGGCGTATGAATTGGCACACTGAGCATCACATGTTTGCGGGAGTGCCCTGCTACAATTTGAAGAAATTGCATCATCTAATTGCCGAAGATATGCCCGAACCGCGCACGCTTTTCGGAGCTTGGCGAGAGATGCGCGAAACCTGGCAACAACAGAAAATCGACCCTGACTACTTCTTTGATACGCCACTTCCACCAACGGCTCAGCATATACCTGCCGAAGCATCTGATCTTCTGGAAAGTTCCATTGGGGAATTGGCGCCTAAAGGGTTGAAATAA